One Diceros bicornis minor isolate mBicDic1 chromosome 27, mDicBic1.mat.cur, whole genome shotgun sequence genomic region harbors:
- the LOC131392814 gene encoding keratin-associated protein 21-1-like, whose protein sequence is MCCNYYGNPCGYGIGYGYGCGFVPYYGCGYGSGYGWGCGPRYSCGYGTRYGCGYGSYYGCGYGSGSVYCGYRPCYYRRCYSSCY, encoded by the coding sequence ATGTGTTGCAACTACTATGGCAACCCCTGTGGCTACGGCATCGGATATGGCtatggctgtgggtttgtccccTATTACGGCTGTGGTTATGGAAGTGGCTATGGCTGGGGATGTGGCCCCCGTTACAGCTGTGGTTATGGAACCAGATATGGCTGCGGATACGGCTCCTACTATGGCTGTGGGTATGGCTCTGGCTCCGTCTACTGTGGCTACCGGCCATGTTACTATAGAAGATGTTATTCTTCTTGCTACTAG